From one Acinonyx jubatus isolate Ajub_Pintada_27869175 chromosome B1, VMU_Ajub_asm_v1.0, whole genome shotgun sequence genomic stretch:
- the HELT gene encoding hairy and enhancer of split-related protein HELT, translating into MYKPLFAENPCFPQSDRKAEEGPDKPLLERAGQDGTHGPGEAGNVRGRANRARRWGSSAATLGRDAGSLETERPLQRPLLPGGRALGEPQAALARIRPSACSLPGIKPCTQPARVGLRPLGRCEELFLLLQSSGKLEKAEILEMTVQYLRALHSADFPRGREKELLAEFANYFHYGYHECMKNLVHYLTTVERMETKDTKYARILAFLQSKARLGAEPAFQPLGSLPEPDFSYQLHPAGAELTGHSPGEASVFPQGAAPGPFPWPHGAARSPALPYLPGAPVALPSPAQQHSPFLTPVQGLDRHYLNLIGHAHPNALNLHPPQHPPVL; encoded by the exons ATGTACAAACCTCTGTTCGCAGAGAACCCCTGTTTCCCACAAAGTGATAGAAAAGCGGAGGAGGGACCGGATAAACCGCTGCTTGAACGAGCTGGGCAAGACGGTACCCATGGCCCTGGCGAAGCAGGTAACGTCAGAGGCCGAGCTAACAGAGCCAGGCGCTGGGGATCCTCCGCTGCCACGCTCGGCAGGGATGCAGGGAGTCTGGAGACGGAGAGGCCTTTGCAGCGGCCTCTTCTCCCCGGGGGTCGAGCGCTGGGCGAGCCCCAGGCGGCCCTCGCGCGGATCCGCCCCAGCGCCTGCTCGCTGCCCGGGATAAAGCCGTGCACCCAGCCTGCCCGCGTTGGCTTGCGCCCGCTGGGTCGCTGCGAGGAGCTCTTCCTCCTTTTGCAGAGTTCCGGTAAGCTGGAGAAGGCGGAGATCCTCGAGATGACCGTTCAGTACCTGAGGGCCCTGCACTCCGCTGATTTTCCCCGGGGAAGGGAAAAAG AACTGCTAGCAGAGTTCGCCAACTACTTCCACTACGGCTACCACGAGTGCATGAAGAACCTGGTGCATTATCTCACCACCGTGGAAAGGATGGAGACCAAGGACACCAAGTACGCGCGCATCCTCGCCTTCCTGCAGTCCAAGGCCCGCCTGGGCGCCGAGCCCGCCTTCCAGCCGCTGGGTTCGCTCCCGGAGCCGGATTTCTCCTATCAGCTGCACCCAGCGGGGGCCGAGCTCACGGGCCACAGCCCCGGGGAGGCCTCCGTTTTCCCGCAGGGCGCCGCCCCCGGGCCCTTTCCCTGGCCGCACGGCGCGGCCCGCAGCCCGGCGCTGCCCTACCTGCCCGGCGCGCCGGTGGCGCTCCCGAGCCCCGCGCAGCAGCACAGCCCCTTCCTGACGCCCGTGCAGGGGCTGGACCGGCACTACCTCAACCTGATCGGCCACGCCCACCCCAACGCCCTCAACCTGCACCCGCCCCAGCACCCCCCGGTGCTCTGA